A genomic segment from Enoplosus armatus isolate fEnoArm2 chromosome 12, fEnoArm2.hap1, whole genome shotgun sequence encodes:
- the fbxo9 gene encoding F-box only protein 9 — MAEENTDIGGTIEDEDESSDDANLQLQLNAFRAQWMSELKPSSGASGLSDRLLRAKGLKRTQDIAQEEKAAELFLRAVQEEQNGAVYEAIKFYRMAMQLVPDIESKINYSRPPDTDRVGGSYMEDSDVDGEIEDLLAYFEQELTLEYSFPKICTPESDLTQMHISALPQEILMYIFRWVVSSDLDMRALEQLSLVCRGFYICARDPEIWHSACVRVWGRNCTKVVPFKSWREMFLRRPRVRFDGVYISKTSYIRQGEESLDGFYRAWHHVEYYRYLRFFPDGHVIMLTTPEDPLSVVPRLRTRNTRMDSALLGHFRLSQETDNQTKVFAVVCKKKEEKAAEFQRNRFCRRNPPPEAEHSFHVGLHLSSGGRQSVSKLVWIHHSCHITYKLTGETVVTAFDLDRMYTPFSFARVKSYTAFSEQPL; from the exons ATG GCTGAGGAAAATACAGATATCGGAGGTACGAtagaggatgaagatgaaagtTCAGATGACGCAAACCTTCAG CTGCAGCTCAATGCGTTCAGAGCTCAGTGGATGTCTGAACTCAAACCGAGCTCTGGAGCAAGTGGACTGAGTGACCGACTGCTGCGAGCTAAAGGTCTGAAGAGGACACAAGACATTGCTCAGGAGGAAAAA GCCGCAGAGCTGTTCTTGAGAGCTGTTCAGGAAGAGCAGAATGGCGCAGTCTATGAGG CTATCAAGTTCTATCGCATGGCTATGCAGCTTGTGCCAGACATTGAGTCTAAAATCAACTACAGCCGTCCTCCTGACACAGACCGAGTTGGAGGAAGCTA catGGAGGACAGCGATGTTGATGGTGAGATCGAGGATCTACTTGCCTACTTTGAGCAGGAGCTAACTCTGGAATACTCCTTTCCAAAGATCTGCACCCCTGAGTCGGACTTGACTCAGATGCACATTTCAg CCTTGCCGCAGGAAATCCTGATGTACATATTTCGTTGGGTTGTGTCGAGTGATCTGGACATGCGAGCCCTGGAGCAGCTCTCTTTGGTTTGCCGTGGGTTTTACATTTGTGCAAG GGACCCCGAGATCTGGCACTCAGCCTGTGTAAGAGTGTGGGGACGGAACTGCACCAAAGTCGTACCCTTCAAATCCTGGAGGGAGATGTTCCTGCGCAGGCCTCGTGTCCGTTTTGATG GTGTCTATATCAGCAAGACATCATACATTCGTCAAGGAGAGGAGTCACTGGATGGATTTTACAGGGCTTGGCACCACGTTGAGTACTACAG GTACCTCCGGTTCTTCCCTGACGGCCACGTCATCATGCTCACCACCCCTGAGGACCCTCTGTCCGTTGTTCCTCGCTTGCGTACTAGGAACACCAG aatGGATTCTGCTTTGCTTGGTCATTTCCGTCTGTCACAGGAGACAGACAATCAAACCAAAGTTTTTGCTGTTGTCTgcaagaaaaaggaggag AAAGCGGCCGAGTTTCAAAGGAATCGGTTCTGCAGGCGGAACCCACCTCCGGAGGCTGAACACAGCTTCCACGTGGGACTGCATCTGTCCTCCGGGGGGCGTCAGAGTGTCAGTAAACTGGTGTGGATCCACCACTCCTGCCACATCACTTACAA GCTGACTGGGGAAACTGTTGTCACAGCGTTTGACCTGGACAGGATGTACACACCCTTCTCCTTTGCACGTGTGAAGAGTTACACTGCTTTCTCCGAGCAGCCTCTTTAA
- the elovl5 gene encoding very long chain fatty acid elongase 5 yields the protein METFNHKLNTYLETWMGPRDQRVREWLLLDNYPPTFALTVMYLLIVWMGPKYMKHRQPYSCRGLLVLYNLGLTLLSFYMFYELVTAVWHGGYNFYCQDTHSAQEVDNKIINVLWWYYFSKLIEFMDTFFFILRKNNHQITFLHIYHHASMLNIWWFVMNWVPCGHSYFGASLNSFVHVVMYSYYGLSAIPAMRPYLWWKKYITQLQLIQFFLTMSQTMCAVIWPCGFPMGWLYFQISYMVALIFLFSNFYIQTYKKPSASLKKEHQNGSPASTNGHANGTPSTERSAHKKLRVD from the exons ATGGAGACCTTCAATCATAAACTGAACACTTACCTAGAGACATGGATGGGTCCCAGAG ATCAGCGGGTGCGAGAATGGCTGCTGCTCGACAACTACCCACCAACCTTTGCACTCACAGTCATGTACCTTCTGATCGTATGGATGGGGCCCAAGTACATGAAACACAGGCAGCCGTACTCCTGCAGAGGCCTCCTGGTGCTCTACAATCTGGGCCTCACACTCTTGTCCTTCTACATGTTCTATGAG cttgtTACCGCCGTGTGGCATGGTGGCTACAACTTCTATTGCCAGGACACTCACAGTGCACAGGAAGTGGATAATAAG ATCATAAACGTCCTGTGGTGGTACTACTTCTCCAAGCTCATCGAGTTCATGGATACCTTCTTCTTCATACTACGAAAGAATAATCACCAGATCACCTTTCTCCACATCTACCACCACGCCAGCATGCTGAACATCTGGTGGTTTGTTATGAACTGGGTACCCTGTGGCCATT CGTACTTTGGCGCCTCCCTAAACAGCTTCGTCCACGTCGTGATGTATTCTTACTACGGCCTCTCAGCCATCCCGGCCATGCGGCCGTACCtttggtggaagaagtacatCACACAGTTACAGCTG ATCCAGTTCTTTTTAACCATGTCCCAGACAATGTGTGCAGTCATATGGCCGTGTGGCTTTCCCATGGGATGGCTGTACTTCCAAATAAGTTACATGGTCGCactcattttccttttctcaaACTTCTACATTCAG ACATACAAGAAGCCCAGTGCTTCTCTAAAGAAGGAGCACCAGAATGGCTCTCCTGCATCAACAAACGGACATGCAAATGGGACGCCATCAACGGAGCGCTCTGCACACAAGAAACTCAGGGTGGATTGA